In one Deltaproteobacteria bacterium genomic region, the following are encoded:
- a CDS encoding class I SAM-dependent methyltransferase yields the protein MKVNWPERIWVNSPVRMLAQTREALWFKQVRPLAPGGRCLEIGCGRGVGAKMISRTFSPRRIDAIDIDPAMIELAVRKLTGSGKCRIFFLVADAQHIPYGDACFDAVFNFGIIHHLEDWRQGIKEISRVLVKGGAFYFEEIYPPLYANRLFRRLLVHPTQDRFFGPDYRNALSGVGLKLRSSYRESRFGILGVAEKE from the coding sequence ATGAAAGTCAATTGGCCTGAACGAATTTGGGTGAACAGCCCGGTGCGTATGCTGGCACAGACGAGGGAGGCCCTCTGGTTCAAACAAGTTCGCCCTCTGGCGCCGGGCGGCCGTTGTTTGGAAATCGGCTGCGGGCGCGGCGTGGGCGCAAAAATGATTTCCAGAACCTTTTCCCCGCGAAGAATCGATGCAATTGACATCGATCCGGCGATGATCGAGCTTGCGGTTCGAAAGCTTACCGGATCAGGCAAATGCCGAATCTTTTTCCTGGTGGCGGATGCGCAGCACATTCCTTACGGGGACGCCTGTTTCGACGCGGTCTTCAACTTCGGGATCATACATCATCTCGAGGATTGGAGACAGGGAATCAAGGAGATTTCCCGTGTGCTTGTCAAAGGCGGGGCTTTCTACTTCGAAGAGATCTATCCGCCTCTCTACGCCAACCGGCTCTTCCGACGTCTTCTGGTCCACCCTACGCAAGACCGTTTCTTCGGCCCGGATTACCGGAATGCCTTGTCGGGAGTTGGTCTGAAGCTCAGATCCTCCTATCGTGAAAGCCGCTTTGGTATTCTGGGAGTTGCCGAAAAGGAATAG
- a CDS encoding response regulator transcription factor, protein MSEKATVLIADDHHVVAEGIRRAIEKEPDLEVAGVATDGLQAIEQVKSLKPDLIVLDISMPNLDGVEAASEIRQCSDRSRIVIFTMFSDTAYVTELFRHGVSAYVLKEEPLSDLVLALKVVRAGGTFYSKAIQKKLQDHMRKLELGEVRDHTEAGDEIAKLSVREKEVFVLLADGYTPKEIADKLSISPKTAESHKYNIMEKLDVRSVAALTKIAIRKDLIEL, encoded by the coding sequence ATGAGTGAAAAGGCGACCGTGCTGATTGCGGACGACCATCACGTGGTGGCCGAAGGCATCCGCAGGGCCATTGAAAAGGAACCCGATCTGGAGGTGGCGGGAGTGGCCACGGACGGACTCCAGGCCATCGAACAGGTCAAATCCCTCAAACCGGATCTGATCGTTCTGGATATTTCCATGCCGAATTTGGATGGAGTCGAAGCAGCGTCCGAGATCCGGCAATGCAGCGACCGAAGCCGTATCGTCATATTCACCATGTTTTCGGACACGGCGTATGTGACCGAGTTGTTCAGGCACGGTGTTTCCGCCTACGTGCTCAAGGAAGAGCCTTTGTCGGATCTGGTGCTGGCCCTCAAGGTCGTACGAGCGGGTGGAACGTTCTACAGCAAAGCCATTCAGAAGAAGCTTCAGGATCACATGAGGAAGCTGGAACTGGGCGAGGTGAGAGACCACACCGAAGCCGGTGACGAGATAGCGAAGCTCAGCGTTCGGGAGAAGGAGGTGTTCGTCCTGCTGGCCGACGGTTATACCCCCAAGGAGATCGCCGACAAGCTTAGTATCAGTCCGAAGACCGCTGAGAGCCACAAGTACAACATTATGGAAAAACTGGACGTCCGCTCAGTCGCCGCCTTGACGAAAATAGCCATCAGGAAGGATCTGATTGAACTTTGA
- a CDS encoding ubiquinone/menaquinone biosynthesis methyltransferase has protein sequence MEDFRVKKMFESIAFSYDFQNSVLSLWQDARWRRILAKSLKFESGPLVLDLATGTAEVAMEICGRHAGARVIGVDFSPGMLSIGRKKIKAMGLENRIHLLVGDARRLPVGSVSFDCATISFGIRNIEERRVVLDEMRQALKEGGQLLIMEFDFPDVAVLNRLYGIYFNHILPPLGNWLSRTDYAYSYLVESIRGFPTDAEFRAEIAEAGFEQVKSRSLTFGIAKIYSGIKRSS, from the coding sequence GTGGAGGATTTTCGAGTGAAAAAGATGTTCGAGTCCATAGCCTTCTCTTATGATTTTCAGAACAGCGTCCTTTCCCTATGGCAAGACGCACGTTGGAGGCGAATACTGGCAAAATCCCTCAAGTTTGAAAGCGGTCCGCTGGTGCTCGATCTGGCCACCGGCACCGCTGAAGTGGCGATGGAGATTTGCGGGCGCCATGCCGGGGCCCGGGTTATCGGAGTGGATTTTTCTCCCGGCATGCTGTCGATCGGCCGGAAGAAGATCAAGGCAATGGGCCTGGAAAACCGGATTCATTTGCTGGTTGGAGACGCCCGCCGATTACCGGTCGGAAGCGTCTCTTTCGATTGCGCGACCATCTCGTTCGGTATCCGCAATATTGAAGAGCGCCGGGTCGTTCTGGATGAAATGAGGCAGGCGTTGAAAGAAGGCGGTCAGCTTCTGATCATGGAGTTCGACTTTCCGGATGTCGCCGTGCTGAACCGACTCTATGGCATCTATTTTAACCACATTTTACCACCGTTGGGAAATTGGCTGTCCCGGACCGACTATGCTTACTCGTATCTCGTGGAATCCATTCGCGGGTTCCCCACTGATGCGGAGTTTCGCGCCGAGATCGCGGAAGCCGGGTTCGAGCAAGTGAAAAGCCGGAGCCTTACCTTCGGCATCGCCAAAATTTACAGCGGAATCAAACGTTCTTCCTAA
- a CDS encoding UbiA family prenyltransferase, whose protein sequence is MRNPDVMLGRRVPAGLSRLKPFLALSRTPHLLLDLAAPALSALLWLRAFPSARVMVLGFVTAFAGYTAVYALNDLVDFRNDRKKVLEGGCRQCENYLDGAMVRHPMAQGLLSFLEGLLWAGGWALVSLICAYLLNPVCVLIFLAGASLEIVYCLLWKISPFRTVVSGAVKTCGALAAVYAVDSSPSLLFLGMLFCWLFSWEIGGQNIPNDWAEIEEDTRFQAKTVLIQFGAKRASVIALACVFVAFIMNPALLLVKDQEFPILYGAASSFIGFYLLLIPAYRLFRTRERLQALILFKKASYYPLALLIVLTIRILAYST, encoded by the coding sequence ATGAGAAATCCAGATGTGATGCTTGGTCGGAGGGTCCCGGCAGGTCTTTCACGACTGAAGCCTTTCTTAGCCCTTTCTAGAACTCCCCATCTGCTCCTAGATCTTGCGGCGCCGGCTCTTTCAGCGCTCCTGTGGTTGAGGGCTTTTCCTTCGGCGCGGGTCATGGTCCTGGGGTTCGTCACGGCCTTTGCCGGGTACACGGCCGTATACGCTTTGAATGATCTGGTCGACTTCCGGAACGATAGAAAGAAAGTCCTGGAGGGAGGGTGCCGGCAGTGCGAGAACTATCTCGATGGGGCCATGGTGAGACACCCTATGGCGCAGGGTCTGCTGAGTTTCCTGGAAGGGCTGCTGTGGGCCGGTGGATGGGCCCTCGTATCCCTGATTTGCGCCTACCTTTTGAACCCGGTGTGTGTTCTCATTTTCCTTGCAGGCGCCTCCCTCGAGATCGTCTATTGCCTCTTGTGGAAAATCAGCCCCTTTCGCACAGTGGTCAGCGGCGCCGTGAAAACATGCGGCGCTCTCGCCGCCGTCTATGCCGTGGATTCCAGTCCTTCCTTGCTTTTTCTGGGAATGCTTTTTTGCTGGCTTTTTTCCTGGGAGATCGGCGGCCAAAACATACCCAACGATTGGGCGGAGATTGAAGAAGACACGCGTTTCCAGGCAAAAACGGTGCTGATTCAGTTCGGCGCCAAACGGGCTAGCGTGATTGCCCTTGCCTGCGTTTTCGTCGCGTTCATCATGAACCCGGCTCTTCTCCTCGTGAAGGACCAAGAGTTCCCAATCCTGTATGGTGCGGCCTCTTCTTTTATCGGATTCTATCTGCTCCTGATTCCGGCCTACCGGCTCTTTCGAACCAGGGAGCGCCTCCAGGCCCTGATCCTGTTCAAGAAGGCCAGTTACTACCCTTTGGCCCTGCTGATTGTTTTGACGATCAGGATTCTTGCCTACTCTACTTGA
- a CDS encoding AarF/ABC1/UbiB kinase family protein: MRPIGAPGGRIPLKRAAVISLLVMKHSLGDVTERLLGRTKRGKEAADEHLWLRSGFPTPTRFRMALQDLGPTFVKMGQLMSTRADIFPPEYIEEFKKLQDQVPPAPFSDIKQLVEGQLRRPLLEVFAEFDPEPLAAASVAQVHLATTRNNERVAVKVIRPRIRGKIQEDIRLMYYLAARFEKTFEMGRIIGATELVKEFERVIYKELDMFIEGGSIEKFRKNFRGSSEIYIPKVYWDYTTKSVLVMEHIDGIKMDHVQEIEAQGIDPKEVALIGLRSFSKQLMEYGFFHADPHPGNTIVLRDGKVSLVDFGITGYLDNDTKQQVANLFLGYAEHDYDMVMDALRNAGLVDEQTQKLGNFRADLEDMSETFYGRSLSTISFKDMYDQIMRLVLKYRVRLPRNLLLLLKTFVQTEALGKILKSDASILEVTRPYAIRLIEREHDPRKAFRRMNREARDVGGHVKVMPKFMHEILRQVAEGKQRIELVHGGFHDLDVQIDKAVNRLTVGMIVCASVIGGSLVLNSSQTIMEFTIEFLGDRTISLTGLLGICGYGIATILGLWLIISIFRKGRL, from the coding sequence ATGAGACCTATTGGGGCTCCCGGTGGCCGGATACCATTGAAAAGGGCCGCCGTCATCTCGTTGCTCGTGATGAAACACAGCCTTGGAGATGTGACGGAGCGGCTTCTGGGTAGGACGAAGAGAGGGAAAGAAGCGGCCGACGAGCATTTGTGGCTCAGATCCGGATTTCCGACACCCACGAGATTCCGTATGGCCCTCCAAGACCTGGGGCCCACCTTCGTAAAGATGGGACAATTGATGAGCACTCGGGCGGATATCTTTCCTCCCGAATATATCGAGGAGTTCAAAAAGCTTCAGGATCAGGTTCCCCCGGCGCCTTTCTCAGACATCAAGCAGCTTGTCGAGGGACAGCTGAGGCGCCCTCTTCTAGAAGTATTCGCTGAATTCGACCCTGAGCCACTGGCCGCCGCATCGGTTGCGCAGGTTCATCTCGCCACCACGCGGAACAACGAGAGAGTAGCCGTAAAGGTAATCAGACCCAGAATACGAGGAAAGATCCAAGAGGACATCCGATTGATGTACTACCTGGCCGCTAGATTCGAGAAAACGTTCGAAATGGGCCGCATCATCGGAGCCACGGAATTGGTCAAAGAGTTCGAACGCGTCATCTACAAAGAACTCGACATGTTCATCGAAGGGGGGAGCATCGAGAAATTCAGAAAGAACTTCCGGGGGAGCAGCGAGATTTACATCCCCAAGGTGTATTGGGACTATACGACCAAGTCCGTGCTCGTGATGGAACATATCGACGGCATCAAAATGGATCATGTACAGGAGATCGAAGCTCAGGGCATCGACCCCAAAGAAGTGGCTTTGATCGGTCTGCGCTCTTTTTCGAAACAGTTGATGGAGTACGGTTTTTTTCATGCGGACCCCCACCCCGGGAATACGATCGTGTTGCGTGACGGCAAGGTCTCTCTCGTGGATTTCGGCATTACAGGCTACCTCGATAACGATACCAAGCAACAGGTTGCCAATCTCTTTCTGGGTTACGCCGAACACGATTACGACATGGTCATGGACGCCTTGCGGAACGCTGGCCTGGTCGACGAACAAACTCAGAAACTGGGGAACTTCCGGGCGGATTTGGAGGACATGAGCGAAACCTTTTACGGCCGGTCCCTGAGTACCATTTCATTCAAGGACATGTACGACCAGATTATGCGCCTCGTGCTCAAGTATCGTGTCCGCCTTCCCAGAAACCTCTTGCTGCTCCTAAAAACCTTCGTGCAGACCGAAGCCCTTGGCAAGATCTTGAAAAGCGACGCGAGCATTCTCGAAGTGACACGGCCTTACGCCATCCGATTGATCGAACGGGAGCACGATCCAAGGAAGGCGTTCAGGAGGATGAACCGTGAAGCCCGGGACGTTGGCGGACACGTGAAAGTCATGCCGAAGTTCATGCACGAAATCCTGAGACAAGTGGCCGAAGGGAAACAGCGCATCGAACTCGTGCACGGGGGGTTTCACGATCTTGACGTGCAGATCGACAAGGCGGTCAACCGCCTGACAGTGGGAATGATTGTTTGTGCTTCCGTGATAGGAGGTTCCCTCGTTCTGAATTCCTCTCAAACGATCATGGAATTTACCATCGAGTTCCTGGGCGACAGAACCATATCTTTGACCGGCCTTCTGGGCATTTGCGGGTACGGCATCGCTACGATCCTGGGTCTCTGGTTGATCATCTCCATATTTCGGAAGGGGAGGCTTTGA